In Musa acuminata AAA Group cultivar baxijiao chromosome BXJ2-3, Cavendish_Baxijiao_AAA, whole genome shotgun sequence, the following proteins share a genomic window:
- the LOC103979268 gene encoding uncharacterized protein LOC103979268 has protein sequence MSDGDRGPAMTTTAVGLCLLPAELLQEIFFRLALPDLFRLRSVSRDLGSLVSGGDFRRLYNLRSGRGGGWLFVYKKRPPRDSVLRGFNDRSGRWFHIPVAGILAPAVPPGEDLYFLAASGGLFLFASNGRRELLVVNLATRAVRRIPPSPLGPRGTSSWRRAGLKLVADPYGADRFRFLFAEMVGNRPVLFEYSSDVDAWRAIQASEGATGGGNVGGRDVCLNLVHIGGESVVLSCAGKGGGRDERPPPVAHRPRFPEGFQGGPPVGMTTSDRFHVYGDGNVAVVRSAAADVAGSGGSSATTRARVVTSVQLLGLSEIGSEWELTSTAPAAVVEEALRRRPYGVMMGCVVEREGVVGIVLMSNCRGSWGLAWLSYHRTQRKWACVPVPDCGTKGLNMAGIALSSTFSRSLWPSLCSSSSSSPSEQAD, from the coding sequence ATGAGCGACGGCGATCGCGGCCCCGCGATGACAACCACGGCCGTTGGCCTCTGCCTCCTCCCGGCGGAGCTCCTCCAGGAGATCTTCTTCCGCCTGGCCCTGCCGGACCTCTTCCGCCTCCGGTCCGTCTCCAGGGACCTCGGTTCCCTCGTCTCCGGCGGTGACTTCCGCCGCCTGTACAACCTGCGCTCCGGCCGCGGCGGCGGATGGCTCTTCGTCTACAAGAAGCGGCCCCCCCGCGACTCCGTACTCCGTGGCTTCAACGACCGATCCGGCCGGTGGTTCCATATACCGGTGGCCGGGATCCTCGCGCCGGCTGTGCCCCCTGGTGAGGACCTCTACTTCCTGGCGGCTTCCGGCGGGCTCTTCCTCTTCGCTTCAAACGGCCGCCGCGAGCTCCTCGTGGTCAACCTGGCCACCCGCGCGGTGCGGCGGATTCCGCCCAGCCCGCTCGGGCCGCGCGGCACTTCCTCGTGGAGGCGGGCCGGATTGAAGCTGGTGGCCGACCCCTACGGCGCCGATCGCTTCCGCTTCCTCTTCGCCGAGATGGTCGGCAACCGCCCCGTGCTTTTCGAGTACAGCTCCGACGTGGACGCCTGGCGCGCGATCCAGGCGAGCGAGGGCGCCACGGGAGGCGGGAACGTCGGCGGCAGGGACGTATGCCTGAACCTGGTTCACATCGGGGGCGAGAGCGTGGTGCTCTCGTGCGCAGGCAAGGGAGGGGGAAGAGATGAGCGGCCGCCGCCGGTCGCTCACAGGCCGAGGTTTCCAGAAGGTTTCCAGGGGGGACCGCCGGTGGGGATGACGACGAGCGACCGGTTCCACGTGTACGGCGACGGGAACGTGGCGGTGGTGCGGTCGGCAGCGGCGGATGTGGCgggcagcggcggcagcagcgccaCCACACGGGCGCGGGTGGTGACGAGCGTGCAGCTGCTGGGGCTGAGCGAGATCGGGAGTGAGTGGGAGCTGACGTCGACGGCAccggcggcggtggtggaggaGGCGTTGAGGAGGCGGCCGTACGGGGTGATGATGGGGTGCGTGGTGGAGCGAGAAGGGGTGGTGGGGATCGTGCTCATGTCCAACTGCAGGGGGTCGTGGGGCCTGGCATGGCTCTCCTACCACCGAACTCAAAGGAAGTGGGCGTGCGTCCCCGTGCCCGACTGCGGGACCAAAGGCCTCAACATGGCCGGCATCGCCCTCTCCTCCACCTTCTCCCGGTCACTTTGGCCTTCCCTctgctcctcctcgtcctcctctccaAGCGAGCAAGCAGATTGA
- the LOC103979267 gene encoding GDP-fucose transporter 1, with the protein MAAVAADASKQYFTTAGLVVGYSLSSSLLAIINKYAVTKFSYPSLLTALQYFTAALGVWVLGKLDVLYHDPFTRDNAKKFLPAAAVFYLAIFTNTNLLRHANVDTFIVFRSLTPLLVAIADTVFRKQPCPSKSTFFSLVIILGGAVGYVLTDSAFTLTAYSWAVAYLVTITTEMVYIKHMVTHLGLNTWGFVFYNNFISLLMSPVFWIVTGEYADVFTAVKMSSGSEWLQLDAIVAVALSCVFGLLISFFGFATRRAISATAFTVTGVANKFLTVAVNVMIWDKHASPLGLACLLSTLVGGVVYQQSVTGSASFPSKQSPETSKLIDNGEEDDGDSDKVEQDIEMPVSGKKP; encoded by the coding sequence ATGGCCGCGGTTGCAGCTGATGCTTCGAAGCAGTACTTCACGACGGCCGGCCTGGTCGTGGGATACTCCCTCTCCTCCAGCCTGCTTGCCATCATCAACAAGTACGCCGTCACCAAGTTCAGCTACCCCAGCCTGTTGACCGCACTCCAGTACTTCACTGCCGCCCTCGGCGTGTGGGTTCTCGGGAAACTGGACGTCTTGTACCACGATCCTTTCACCCGTGACAACGCCAAGAAGTTCTTGCCCGCCGCCGCCGTGTTCTACCTCGCAATCTTCACCAACACCAACCTGCTTCGCCATGCCAACGTCGACACCTTCATCGTCTTCCGATCCCTGACTCCGCTGCTCGTAGCCATCGCCGACACCGTCTTCAGGAAGCAGCCTTGCCCTTCCAAGTCCACCTTCTTCTCCCTCGTCATCATACTGGGCGGCGCCGTGGGGTACGTCCTCACCGACTCCGCCTTCACCCTCACCGCCTACTCATGGGCGGTCGCCTACTTGGTCACCATCACGACGGAGATGGTCTACATAAAGCACATGGTGACCCACCTCGGCCTCAACACCTGGGGCTTCGTCTTCTACAATAACTTCATATCCTTGTTGATGTCCCCTGTCTTCTGGATAGTCACCGGGGAGTACGCCGATGTTTTCACCGCCGTAAAGATGAGCTCCGGCAGCGAGTGGCTGCAGCTGGATGCCATTGTCGCGGTAGCTTTGTCTTGCGTCTTTGGGTTGCTCATCAGCTTCTTCGGGTTTGCGACGCGGAGAGCCATCTCGGCGACGGCATTTACGGTGACCGGCGTGGCCAACAAGTTCCTCACCGTTGCTGTCAACGTGATGATCTGGGACAAGCATGCAAGCCCTCTGGGCTTGGCTTGCCTGCTCTCCACTCTCGTAGGGGGTGTTGTTTATCAGCAATCCGTCACAGGATCCGCTTCCTTCCCATCCAAGCAGAGCCCTGAGACTAGCAAGCTCATAGACAATGGAGAAGAAGATGACGGCGATTCCGACAAGGTCGAGCAAGATATAGAGATGCCTGTGTCTGGTAAGAAACCTTGA
- the LOC135607954 gene encoding uncharacterized protein LOC135607954, whose amino-acid sequence MMSGYTSIDNQKVAGSVPAAAPANSGPDRIATVRFTESNLQTFPPSSETQGKISVVFRPLSDADDTFSKPASGGSSESQPTGWMQSLTVGAYKPYFDVDTSDVLERIRDSLFPFRGNFTEKTADNPDLYGPFWICTTLIFVAAAIGTFVTYVAHKLEKKEWDYDINLVNWSAGLFYGYVIFVPLGLYVILKYFSVPSGLVQLWCLYGYSLFIFIPASCLSIVPVEIFRWVIVGGAGFMSAAFVAMNLHAHIKSAGERWFLIVAGIFLLQLALAVVLKLYFFTVTVGAN is encoded by the exons ATGATGTCCGGTTATACCTCCATTGACAACCAGAAGGTTGCCGGCTCCGTTCCTGCTGCTGCTCCT GCCAACTCCGGCCCCGATCGCATCGCCACCGTCAGATTCACAG AATCCAATCTCCAAACCTTTCCGCCTTCTTCGGAGACCCAGGGCAAGATCTCCGTCGTCTTCCGCCCTCTTTCCGATGCCGACG ACACCTTCTCGAAGCCGGCTTCAGGTGGCTCCAGCGAGTCTCAGCCGACCGGGTGGATGCAATCGCTCACGGTGGGCGCTTACAAACCCTACTTTGATGTCGATACTTCCGACGTTTTGGAAAGGATCAGAGACTCCCTCTTCCCTTTCAGAGGAAACTTCACTGAGAAGACGGCAGACAACCCCGACCT GTATGGACCTTTCTGGATATGCACAACTTTGATTTTTGTAGCAGCTGCCATTGGCACTTTCGTTACTTATGTAGCACACAAATTGGAAAAGAAAGAGTGGGACTATGACATTAATTTGGTCAATTGGTCTGCCGGTTTATTTTATGGTTATGTTATCTTTGTTCCTCTTGGTTTATACGTTATTCTCAAGTACTTCTCAGTACCATCTGGCCTTGTTCAACTTTGGTGTCTGTATGGATACTCTCTGTTTATATTCATTCCTGCCTCG TGCCTGTCTATTGTACCTGTGGAGATATTCAGATGGGTGATTGTAGGTGGTGCTGGATTCATGTCCGCGGCTTTTGTTGCCATGAATCTTCATGCGCACATCAAATCTGCTGGAGAGAGATGGTTTCTAATCGTCGCCGGAATATTTCTGTTGCAGTTGGCTCTTGCTGTGGTTTTGAAGCTCTACTTTTTCACCGTAACCGTAGGAGCAAATTAA